The following are from one region of the Stigmatella ashevillena genome:
- a CDS encoding lysophospholipid acyltransferase family protein, producing MPWHERVPHRPWQRAAPAFSLPGRQACGTLRRTIRLLFSIAFWSFFALSSLVFYLGAVVLWALTLPFDRNGRILHLYSCFWAQLYIYANPLWSSRVEGREHLPWRGAAVLVSNHESLGDILVLFGLYRPFKWVSKAANFRLPFIGWNMTLNRYVPLVRGDRESVGRMMVECEKWLLRGVPILMFPEGTRSPDGNIKAFKEGAFHLAVKLQCPVIPMVLTGTARTLPKHGLKLQTTARCHVRVLPPVNPAEHGNSVPALLEHVRNLMIAEKARLDAEHAAARG from the coding sequence GTGCCATGGCACGAGCGAGTACCACACCGGCCCTGGCAGAGGGCAGCGCCCGCCTTTTCGCTGCCAGGCAGGCAGGCGTGTGGCACACTGCGCCGCACCATTCGACTCCTCTTCTCTATCGCCTTCTGGTCGTTCTTCGCGCTCTCCAGCCTGGTGTTCTACCTGGGGGCGGTGGTGCTCTGGGCGCTCACGCTCCCGTTTGACCGGAATGGGCGCATCCTGCACCTGTACTCGTGCTTCTGGGCCCAGCTCTACATCTATGCGAATCCGCTCTGGAGTTCGCGGGTGGAGGGCCGGGAACACCTGCCCTGGCGCGGCGCCGCGGTGCTGGTGTCCAACCATGAGTCGCTGGGCGACATCCTGGTGCTCTTTGGCCTCTACCGTCCCTTCAAGTGGGTGTCCAAGGCGGCCAACTTCCGGCTGCCCTTCATCGGCTGGAACATGACGCTCAACCGCTATGTGCCGCTGGTGCGAGGCGACCGGGAGAGTGTCGGGCGGATGATGGTGGAATGCGAGAAGTGGCTCCTCCGGGGTGTGCCCATTCTCATGTTCCCCGAGGGGACGCGCTCTCCGGATGGGAACATCAAGGCCTTCAAGGAAGGGGCCTTCCACCTCGCGGTGAAGTTGCAGTGCCCCGTCATTCCCATGGTCCTCACGGGAACCGCGCGGACCCTGCCCAAGCACGGTCTGAAGCTTCAGACCACGGCCCGGTGCCACGTGAGGGTGCTGCCTCCCGTGAACCCAGCGGAGCACGGCAACAGCGTGCCCGCCCTGCTGGAGCACGTGCGGAACCTCATGATCGCAGAGAAGGCCCGCTTGGATGCGGAGCACGCGGCGGCGCGCGGCTGA
- a CDS encoding alpha-ketoglutarate-dependent dioxygenase AlkB, producing the protein MAPPPRRGHALALKSRQRTPGHHYNASFLSAADRAEIIAWLTVLRPLWEERYSKHFPPPPGQSQRRLLRPVYWLGNWQFACLDYYRPPKGVKNRCVQAEPFPPVLQRQVKKVEELARRMFRGPDMPPSWHLNTCLVNFYGNRLEDGRWVDTARVGEHKDFEPGPVASLSLGERALIQFVTSTRPGERDEVVLEQWLDDGALQLFGGAQWKEKTFHRVQRVDTRAGHLLPPEIPGFQTRRVNFTFRYVPDEHVMPFAQLSPEAREDVTPYVRTLAEGSAFFREALERAASLSRTPPRDEEAPERAPERAPPDPLPPPSKPGR; encoded by the coding sequence ATGGCACCTCCTCCCCGCCGGGGCCACGCGCTGGCGCTCAAGTCTCGCCAGCGCACACCGGGCCACCACTACAACGCGAGCTTCCTCTCCGCGGCCGACCGCGCGGAAATCATCGCCTGGCTGACGGTCTTGAGGCCGCTGTGGGAGGAGCGCTACTCGAAGCACTTCCCACCTCCCCCAGGCCAGAGCCAGCGCCGGCTCCTGCGCCCCGTCTATTGGCTGGGCAACTGGCAGTTCGCATGCCTCGACTACTACCGGCCGCCCAAGGGGGTGAAGAACCGGTGTGTGCAGGCAGAGCCGTTTCCCCCCGTCCTCCAACGCCAGGTGAAGAAGGTGGAGGAGCTGGCGCGCCGCATGTTCCGAGGGCCGGACATGCCCCCGAGCTGGCACCTCAACACCTGCCTGGTGAACTTCTACGGCAACCGGCTGGAGGACGGGCGCTGGGTGGACACCGCCCGTGTGGGCGAGCACAAGGACTTCGAGCCCGGACCCGTGGCCTCGCTCTCCCTGGGGGAGCGCGCCCTCATCCAATTCGTCACCTCCACGCGCCCCGGCGAGCGGGACGAGGTGGTGCTGGAGCAGTGGCTCGACGATGGCGCGCTGCAACTCTTCGGAGGCGCCCAGTGGAAGGAGAAGACCTTCCACCGGGTGCAGCGGGTGGACACCCGCGCGGGGCACCTGCTGCCCCCCGAGATTCCCGGCTTCCAGACGCGCCGGGTGAACTTCACCTTCCGCTACGTGCCCGACGAGCACGTGATGCCCTTCGCGCAGCTGTCACCCGAGGCGCGTGAGGACGTGACGCCCTACGTCCGCACGCTGGCCGAGGGCAGCGCCTTCTTCCGCGAAGCCCTCGAGCGCGCAGCGTCCCTCAGCCGCACGCCTCCACGCGACGAAGAGGCTCCGGAGCGAGCTCCGGAGCGGGCTCCGCCTGACCCGCTCCCGCCGCCTTCGAAACCTGGGAGGTGA
- a CDS encoding class I SAM-dependent methyltransferase, translated as MRSKRWASEAEFFDRLAESQLGKIPWMDPAILQRYSGRLRPWFNKEFRFESLGDLSGQHVLDVGCGDGSNSVLLASRGARVTGIDISPRSIELATERARRAGVQDRVVFHCSPLELATFPENTFDVIWGDGILHHLIPELEGVLSQLERWAKPGARVVFSEPLSLSPMLRRLRSHIPIHEGATPDERPLESAELNLILQRLPGTRMRHFSLLSWFNRFVMKGTTYERASSVRRFATELLHAADYALLSLPGFKNMGGMVVLTSQVSKAAGAGQAEPAPELAPEPLRRVEACG; from the coding sequence ATGAGGTCGAAGCGGTGGGCATCCGAGGCGGAGTTCTTCGATCGGTTGGCGGAGTCCCAGCTCGGAAAGATTCCTTGGATGGATCCAGCCATCCTCCAGCGGTACAGTGGCCGGTTGCGTCCTTGGTTCAACAAGGAGTTCCGGTTCGAGAGCCTGGGAGACTTGAGCGGCCAGCACGTGCTGGATGTGGGGTGCGGTGACGGCTCCAACAGCGTGCTGCTGGCGAGCCGGGGCGCCCGGGTGACGGGCATCGATATTTCGCCGCGGTCGATCGAGCTGGCGACCGAGCGGGCCCGGCGGGCAGGTGTTCAGGACCGGGTCGTCTTCCACTGCTCGCCGTTGGAGCTGGCGACCTTCCCGGAGAACACCTTCGATGTCATCTGGGGAGATGGCATCCTTCACCACCTGATTCCCGAGCTGGAGGGGGTGCTGAGCCAGTTGGAGCGGTGGGCCAAGCCGGGCGCCCGGGTCGTCTTCTCCGAGCCGCTCAGCCTCAGTCCGATGCTCCGGCGGCTTCGCTCGCACATCCCCATTCACGAGGGGGCGACTCCGGACGAGCGTCCGCTGGAGTCCGCCGAGCTGAACCTCATCCTGCAACGCCTGCCCGGCACGCGGATGCGGCACTTCTCGCTGCTCAGCTGGTTCAACCGCTTCGTGATGAAGGGCACCACCTACGAGCGGGCATCATCGGTCCGGCGGTTCGCCACGGAGCTGCTCCACGCGGCGGACTATGCGCTCCTGTCGCTCCCAGGCTTCAAGAACATGGGCGGCATGGTGGTGCTCACCTCCCAGGTTTCGAAGGCGGCGGGAGCGGGTCAGGCGGAGCCCGCTCCGGAGCTCGCTCCGGAGCCTCTTCGTCGCGTGGAGGCGTGCGGCTGA